CACGACCAGCGTGGTCCCCTGCACCTCCAGGCGGGTCGGCCAGGTGGTGCGCTTGAGCTCGACGATGACCTCGGTCAGGAACCGACGCGCTTTCAGGAACCAATCCTTCATGGCCTTACCATCTCTCCATCCGGGGAACGGCCCCGTCTGCGTCCGGAGCATCGCTCCGGGGGTCTGTCATTGGCAGGCCAGGAGGGACTCGAACCCCCAACA
Above is a window of Candidatus Polarisedimenticolia bacterium DNA encoding:
- the secE gene encoding preprotein translocase subunit SecE, which encodes MKDWFLKARRFLTEVIVELKRTTWPTRLEVQGTTLVVIVTVFVFAVFLFAVDYVLSQGVTRIFEAFR